A stretch of DNA from Labrus mixtus chromosome 6, fLabMix1.1, whole genome shotgun sequence:
AAACCATCACAGGACTGGAGTTGACGGGTAGAGACAGTCTGTTGTTCAGGTACATGTCGTTCAGCCAGTATTCATACACCTGCAGTGGAAAATATtcacatgaagagaaaatgtaatctCATGGCAAACGTGGGGAAAACAATGCAAACTCAGAGAACAATACACTTAATCACTTTGAAATGGATTGAATTCAATTCATTTCAAAGGCAGACTTTGTATTGGTAATGTTTTCCAATTATGTTAATGGTTGTTAACATCTGTGTTGATGTGAAAAATGAGGTAAACCAGACCTACAATATGATTCAATGTCACATGACATTTTGAAACTTGTGTCATctgaatcaatattttttctagattctgtatttgtatttatatcagaaatgtaacaatatcacaaatttattttttgtattcacACCTTTATTTACCAAAGAGTTAGCTTTGGTAAATTAGTTAAATTAGTTATCTTTACAATAAAGGAACCTGTGTATTTATCATCCATGAATGTAATCATCAAGATGCTTGTgttgcaaaaaagttgaaagcaACTTGTTTTGGAACAattacttaaagctcctgtgaggagtttttttctggtgaatgaaaagacagaaatagaTTCTGTTACTATATATGATATAAAatcaaaccagaccatcagcaacaacatTGATTActtctttaaagtcattttaattCCTGTTGTCCCTGCTGTTGGGTAGGAGTCAGGTTAGCGATAAACAGCCTTTTCAAAATGCCAAAGAATCATagtgagtttaaaaataaagaaggatgatatttttgtcagaaaacattaaataacagaGGTTCAGAAGGAGATCAGCAGTGAGGAAAGACAAAACACTCTGTCCACAAGGTTTGCCAAAAGGGACATAAACtggaagttcctcacaggagctttaaagtcaTCATGTGCATTTTAAACCAGAGGATTGTTTTTTACCCAGTTGGCCttgttctccctcctctcctcaagTTTGCTCTGCAGTAGCTCTCCCACTCCTCCAGGGGCTCCAAACTGCTCCACGATGATTTTGGTTTTGTTGAACTGCTCCTCTGTGAGCAGGTGCTTCATACACCTCAGGTACAAGTCCAGTGTGTCTTTCAGGGCTGGGAGAGGCAGCTTAGGGAGACCCTGAGTAGGATGAAGAGCGAAAGAAATCTCAGTAAACCCTAAAAAGCTTTGCGTTTATTTTCCTAAATTCATGACTACACCTCAGCATTTAAACCTTGATAGACTGCTCCGACACTGACATTAGATCATTTTACTAATacatataaacaaactgaaaagtaaaaagtaactaAATTATTTGTGGTATTAAAACAACAGCCACAATTTGCAAATGAGTATCTTCACTCTACACTGAATAagacaaaattaaattaaaatgtaatgatgtAGTAATCATTTTCATAGAATATAATACCTTAATTTCCTAACGTAACATTTcttattgatttttaaacaatatttatcTCATGTAATATAATGACCACATGTTCATTTATTGAAtatattgaaataaaacatatttacatcactGCCCCCTGAATCTTTAGAGGGGTCTTGGTCCAGAACTGGCATGTTGGCGGCGCAGAGAGGAAGATTCTGTTTCCACAAGCAGAATAATATCAGACACAAGGTtcagtaaaagtgttttttaaacaacagtCAGTCTCGATAACAGTCTAATTAAAGGAAGCTGTCTTTAAACGTCGCACTGCTGTGGGGATATTTTAGATATAAAATACAAGAAACTTAAGCAGGTGTACGCAATCACTTTAGAAAATCTGTcgcaaaacaaaatacaaaaaaaccaTCCTGTCatgagtaaaaataacaaaattacTTAGTATATAGTTGTACTCaccagaaagaaaagcaaaaaaaaaaaagaaactcgtCCCGGGACTCCACTGACGAGTTTTTGCTTCTGGTCTTCAATCCATTTCTTCCATAAATTTATTCAAATTTCATCACTTTGATCCTTCATCATTGTCTTTAAATCCCTTCATGGCACGAGCACAACTCCCTCGCTGTCTAAGGAGAGATGCTGAGAGGGTACCTCACCCTCCTGCCAGCCAAGCTCCTCCCATAAGTCTTTCTATTCGCCAAGAAGTTTATTTGGCATTTCACAATTTTCACCCCACCTCATTTAGATTCCACACGATGTTCCGAAGAACATTTGGGATGCTTTTTACGCggactttctctttttttacgaTCAGTTTTCAGCACTTTTTGCGCACATTCTGGGCGCATTCATTGCTTGCACCTTGCTGCAACAGACCGATTTAGTTCGCGTTGTTCTTAATGTTATATTTAAAGACGTTTTACACTAGCGTagttgctggaaaaaaaatgtcgaTTTTAAACACTATACTAACCTCAGGgtccaataaaaacaatataatgttctgttttaaaacaatgttttattcGGTGATGTTGTATTTTCTAAGGATTAATTATTAAACCTCGGCTATTTAATATTTCAGATAGTATGTTGTAAACTATCTCAGTGTAGAATAGTTATAAATAATAGTTTTCATATAATCCTCTGTAATTAAGGCGGTTTAAAgtgcataaatgtgtgtttttaaccgTGCGTtataactttttctttaaagatcatcatcatcatattttgatgttattttttgttagtGTATTTCTTCACCTGTATATAAAAGAACAATTGTCATACGGCACTATAAAATGCGGTTTGCattattttaatcatcaaaTAAAGGATGTCCATATACGGTATCATTCACAtaatattcatttaattatGTACATGAATATACATCTATGTACAGTCTTAGATTATAATATGAGGCTATGCATTCCAGAAATACatgattcaaaataaacaaaatgaacagacaACAAGATGCAGGTTTTACTTCATGTCGATCTGTTGTTCCTCTCTTTAACACACAGTCAGTATTGCATATTGAGTTTAGCAGCACAACTCTGGCAAAATGAATACATACTACATTGAAAGACGCGTTTACATTACAGCTCGTtttgttaaaatacatttacacatgaTCCCTGAATACGATATGAGTCAGTTTTTGATACAGTGCTAATTACCGTTAATGACTTGACATTTACCTCAACAAAACTTCAATCACAGTACTCTCACTTTAAGATGAACAAACTCCAGCGCGCGCCTTTCTACTGCGGAAGCTTGAAGCTACTTGAATTGACAATACCCGCAGGGATTGTCACCAGAAGCAGTGGATAATTTAGCCTGTTACATAATCCTAACCGTATTAAGCAACTGATTGGATCTGACAGAATGCACACAACTCTACAGTGGCACTTTGATAGTTTAACACTCAGTTAAAGTAATTTTACGCATACTCTCCTCCGGAGGATTCCTCCTCTGAATACGACCTCTGTGCAAACGTTTCAGCACCATTCTCGTCGACCGTTGTACACAAacccttcctctttttctctcgttGCTCCATTTTAATCGTGTCATACAGACCTGTTGGGCCATCCTCCAGGAGCATATTACGCTCGGAGAATGAAGGTTTCATCTGTGACACGTTTTTCAGCAGCAGGAGCGCCGGTGCGTAAAGTACATTGGCGAGGCCCATGCCTAAGTTTAGCTGCACAAAGCCCAGGTTGTGCACTATCTGTCCAGCAGCCACGGGCCCCAGGGCATAGGCCACACAGTAAGAGATGTCCGCAATGGCGTATACGCTGCCATACACGGACACATGGCGCACATCCACCAGGAAGCCTAGTGTGGGAAGGAGCGCGGTGTCCACGAAGGCGATTCCAAAACAGATTCCGCACAGCGGGATCATGAGCTGtccaaagtttttacaggctggCACTGTGCAGGAGCTCGCGCCGATGAACACCATACCTATAGCTCCGTAAAACCACTGCAAGTGAGGATACTTGGCTGCTAATTTGACAGTCAGATACACACCTAAGACATGAGGGAAGAAGGCAGGGAACCATGTCATGCCGATCTCCCACTGGCTGGCATGCATGGTGTCCTCCATCCAGTTGGCTATAGTTGGCTCAAGGAAGGCGAGAGGAATGTTACAGATGATGAGAGCACCAGCCACTACGGCTATGTAAGGATCAATCATAAGTTTATACATGGGGGTGCCAACTggcatgttctctctctctttgttagAGAATGGTTTCAGCACAGCCAGACAGCATACCCCATCAATAAGACAGATACAGGCCAGGATCAGGAAAGGCACGCGCTTCCCCGCAAACTGGTAGAGGACACCTCCAAAGGGGGGCGCCACGAGACTTCCAAAAGAGATGAATGCCAAGGCTATACCCAGcgctttgcttctctctgtgtccACCGTGTACCTGTCTGCGATGAGAGCGATCCCCGCGGTGTCTGCAAACGCTGAGCCGAGGCCCTGCAAGCTGCGCGCCAGGAAGAGGGTCGCGTAGTTTTCAGCGAAGGCAAAAACAAGGGTGGAGAGAAACATGACGTTGAGACCAATAAAGAGCGGGATATCATACCCAACTCTGTCTATAAACGGGCCACTCAGTGGGTTCACCAGGAGCTGCAGGATGGCCTTGGAGGCAAAGAGAACACCGATCTGAAGGTCGAAGTTTCCCTTGGCAGCTTTGTGGAAGGTGCTGTTGGTGTAGTTGGTGTGcggtgcagcagcagcttgggCCTGATCTGCTGCTTTCTGTAGCCCTTCAAGGTAATCGGGTATAATTGGCACAATAACCATGTAAAGCATGTTGTCTAACAAAAGTGCAACACAGACTATTACTAGAATAATCCGTTTCTGTCGCTCTGGGTCTTGGATGACATTACCCAGTTGTTTAGTTCTTTCGCTCATCTGGGACAGTTTTAAAGCGGCAGATTGTGCCAAATTAGTGGCTTGTCCCTCTGTGGTCCCCTCCGGCTCCATTGTTTTCTCCCCTTCTGGCTCGAGTCGTGtcttttggaaaaataaatcgGCTTCCCCCGTTTGAGTTGTTTAGAGAATTACGCACGCTTGACACAtctgttctgtcttttattCTGGTTTCTTATCCAACACCGGGAGCCCTTCTAATGAGCTAGACAACTTTCCCCTGCTTTACCTCTTCTCTGTCCCTTGTGCTGTCCGTCATCGCACGCGCTTTTCCACTTTCGTTACTTGGAGTCGTTTTATCCCCGCCGTCCCTAGTCGCTTCATTGTCTCATATCCCGTCATTCAGGTGACGTGCTGGTCCCGGACAGCACTCACAGGTTGGGGGTTCACGTCGAGCTCGCAGTGCGGAGGACTCGCCGGTTTAGGTCGGTCTGCTGAGCCCCTTCTACTCCCAGACGCGCACAGCTGTCTCCTGTCACCTGTAACGCACTCAGCTAAGTCATCATTTCACATCAGCCGGATTGCTTTTTGTCGGCCGTGGAAGGAATACACACTGCAGTTTGTTGACTCCCATAGGTGTCCCCCCTCCCATCTTCTCAGTTGGCTGTGACGCACGGTCCTTCTGCTCTCCAGAAGATGTTTTATGctaattaaatacaaaatccCGAGTGCGCACTGCTGCCCAGTCAGTTGCTTCAAAACAGAGCCAAGATGCGTGCctcattttttttgatgaagttaaactactttaatttattgtatctgcaattacatttttaactttatgAGTATGTTTGTATGCATCGAAGCAACTGCTGCAATTACTACACACATTTCGCTTCTTGCTCAACCCTGCATGAGCTCAAATCAATCCTGTAGTTATCGATCTTGAAcaattttgtaaataaaaaaatcaaacagttttcCTGTTCCCGCTTGAAAGGGACAGATCCGTTTCAGCACCACACTCCAGTGGACAGCTCCACAGAAGACGCCTCGATAGGTTGAATTGATCAAACggaaatgtaatattttgaaACGTCCATCGTTTCCccttcttttaattatttttcctgCATTGTGTAAGATCTTGGTGTATTTTCAGGACACTTGGGAAGCCGAGGTGCTTAGACTCAATGCAGCCACAGTGCTCGAGTCTAAGGGCAAAGTGATTTCTGCACTCTCACTTCTTATCAAAGGAAAAGTCACTTTGTCACATCTACACTGTCTGTTTTAACAGAAGGGGGGCATTACTTTTAATGCCAGTGTCTTTCTTACTTTCCTTAATTGTTGCTTTTTGCccatcatttatatatttttcttcttacatttttgaaaataatcATACAAATACTAGACGTCCCCCCCCCCGAATACTTATGTTGTAATTACATCTTGCAATATATTACGGCCATATTTGAAGAAAACGTCgtgagcgttttttttttaaacggacCTGGAGGGGTGAACTGTGGGTTTAAATTAAGCTAAATGCTGCCATCTATCGGCGAGTTCGAGCAATTGTCACCAACATGGACTCAACATAGGCAATCCAtgaaataaatccttcaaaacaAGATTAAGAATCTATTGAATCACTTGTATTGGAGTTCTTGAgacgttattattattattattattattattgaaacCTGTGAACAGTTGATTCTAATtagaaaataagaaagaaagtaaGACTCAAATGAAACTGAATCATGGTTTTGTCTTCTTAgtttcagtttctcttttttttcagtctttcagaataaatacaaaactgtaTAATGACACACAATGTCTCGGCGGCTTTTAAACTCTGCTGCAGTCACAACATTAGATGtgac
This window harbors:
- the slc18a3a gene encoding probable vesicular acetylcholine transporter-A; translation: MEPEGTTEGQATNLAQSAALKLSQMSERTKQLGNVIQDPERQKRIILVIVCVALLLDNMLYMVIVPIIPDYLEGLQKAADQAQAAAAPHTNYTNSTFHKAAKGNFDLQIGVLFASKAILQLLVNPLSGPFIDRVGYDIPLFIGLNVMFLSTLVFAFAENYATLFLARSLQGLGSAFADTAGIALIADRYTVDTERSKALGIALAFISFGSLVAPPFGGVLYQFAGKRVPFLILACICLIDGVCCLAVLKPFSNKERENMPVGTPMYKLMIDPYIAVVAGALIICNIPLAFLEPTIANWMEDTMHASQWEIGMTWFPAFFPHVLGVYLTVKLAAKYPHLQWFYGAIGMVFIGASSCTVPACKNFGQLMIPLCGICFGIAFVDTALLPTLGFLVDVRHVSVYGSVYAIADISYCVAYALGPVAAGQIVHNLGFVQLNLGMGLANVLYAPALLLLKNVSQMKPSFSERNMLLEDGPTGLYDTIKMEQREKKRKGLCTTVDENGAETFAQRSYSEEESSGGEYA